From Desulfurispira natronophila, a single genomic window includes:
- a CDS encoding insulinase family protein, protein MADRAFTLQRTYPIDPLKITARQYLHQRTGAQHIHLQSPNDENAFMVAFRTAPQDSTGIAHILEHTVLCGSEKYPVRDPFFMMTRRSLNTFMNAFTGSDWTAYPFASKNVKDFYNLLDVYLDAVFFSRLDPLDFLQEGHRLEFSQPDDPSTALVRRGIVYNEMKGAMSSPVSVLWQTMSHYLYPTTTYHHNSGGDPTAIPQLTYEQLLEFYRSHYHPGNAIFLTFGNLPVEEIQDRLEKLALHRFSDSVVPVSVPDELRYREPLQVEAWYPYDDEEQADQPRTHIVVGWLLGKSTDLKELFQAELLSAILLDNSASPLRRALETTDLGSSPSPLCGVEESYREMCFVCGLEGSEADRADDVEALVLQVLQDISGKGVDIAVVESALHQLELDYREIGGDSLPFGLQAMLQVLPGAIHGGDSLAMLDIEPVLAELRKEIQQSDFIPSLVQRLFLDNPHRVRLVLKPDSKLSQKNQQQERQVLDQLQVSLDDRQKQQLVETAQKLARRQEEPQDLSILPKVGLEDVSPRLQMPEPLSDGLAGWPGAWYDQQTNGLCYFSAIKELPQLEQEQLPHFGLYAFLLPELGCGNEDYLTMQQRLSSATGGLGASTSVRGSVHDPRSFSGFFSLTSKALERNASTMARLVRDFHSDVRFDETQRIRELVAQKRAAREQSITGSGHILAMTAAASSISPVAALSHRSRGLAGIVSLKQLDRELDRADAMETFQRSLNGIHEQVCRAPLRLLAIGSEQLRLTLQPTLEALWAETPVRDPFFPMGGTIDAANVHQMWIASTQVHFCAKAYPTVAASHPDAAALTVLGPFLRNGYLHRVIREQGGAYGGGAGQDSGLGVFRFFSYRDPHLQETLDAFDQSLDWLQKSDHSAEKVEEAVLGVVASIDKPGSPAGEAQKAYVNALHGRSPDFLRMHRQRIMDVTLSDLQRVANTYLKPGAGRTAVLTHSGSVDLGESLGFAVHRV, encoded by the coding sequence ATGGCAGATCGAGCTTTTACCCTGCAGCGTACCTACCCTATTGATCCCCTAAAGATAACTGCCCGGCAATATCTGCATCAGCGCACCGGAGCTCAACATATACACCTGCAATCGCCTAATGACGAAAATGCCTTTATGGTCGCTTTTCGCACGGCTCCCCAGGACTCCACTGGCATCGCTCATATTCTTGAGCACACGGTGCTGTGCGGTAGCGAGAAGTATCCCGTGCGGGATCCATTTTTCATGATGACCCGTCGCTCCCTCAATACTTTCATGAATGCCTTTACCGGTAGTGACTGGACGGCCTACCCCTTTGCCAGTAAAAATGTAAAAGATTTTTACAATCTGCTGGATGTTTATCTGGATGCGGTGTTTTTCTCTCGCCTCGATCCGCTGGACTTTCTGCAGGAGGGGCATCGACTGGAGTTCTCCCAGCCCGACGACCCCTCTACCGCCCTGGTTCGGCGGGGCATTGTCTACAACGAGATGAAAGGGGCCATGAGCTCTCCAGTCAGCGTGCTCTGGCAGACTATGAGTCACTACCTCTACCCCACCACCACGTACCACCACAACAGTGGCGGTGATCCAACTGCCATTCCCCAGCTTACCTATGAGCAGCTACTGGAGTTTTATCGCAGTCACTACCATCCAGGTAATGCCATATTTTTAACCTTTGGTAACTTGCCGGTAGAAGAAATTCAGGATCGACTAGAAAAATTAGCTTTGCACCGCTTTTCCGATTCGGTTGTACCGGTGAGCGTTCCGGATGAGTTGCGCTATCGCGAGCCGCTTCAGGTAGAGGCCTGGTACCCCTACGACGACGAGGAGCAAGCGGATCAGCCCCGCACTCACATTGTGGTGGGGTGGTTACTGGGAAAAAGTACTGACCTGAAAGAGCTCTTTCAGGCTGAGCTCCTCAGTGCCATACTGCTGGACAACAGTGCTTCGCCTTTACGGCGCGCTCTTGAGACGACTGATCTGGGCAGTTCTCCCTCGCCGTTGTGTGGTGTCGAGGAGTCGTATCGGGAGATGTGCTTTGTTTGCGGGCTGGAAGGTAGTGAGGCAGATCGAGCTGATGACGTGGAGGCTCTTGTATTGCAGGTGTTACAAGATATCAGCGGTAAAGGCGTCGATATCGCCGTGGTGGAATCGGCCCTGCATCAACTGGAGCTCGATTATCGTGAGATTGGAGGCGACAGCCTTCCTTTTGGTCTGCAAGCTATGCTTCAGGTCCTTCCTGGGGCAATTCACGGTGGCGACTCGCTGGCTATGTTGGATATCGAGCCGGTTTTGGCCGAACTGCGCAAGGAAATACAGCAGAGTGACTTTATTCCTTCGCTGGTGCAGCGCTTGTTTTTGGATAACCCTCATCGGGTTCGTTTGGTGCTTAAGCCGGACTCGAAGTTGAGCCAAAAAAACCAACAGCAGGAGCGACAGGTTCTGGATCAGTTGCAGGTAAGTCTGGATGACAGGCAGAAACAGCAGCTGGTAGAGACCGCACAGAAGCTGGCCAGGCGCCAGGAGGAGCCCCAGGATCTGAGCATTTTGCCCAAGGTTGGTCTGGAAGACGTGAGCCCCCGATTACAAATGCCAGAGCCTTTGTCTGACGGCCTGGCAGGCTGGCCAGGTGCCTGGTACGATCAGCAAACCAATGGATTGTGCTACTTTAGTGCCATAAAAGAGTTGCCACAGCTGGAGCAGGAACAATTGCCTCACTTTGGTCTTTACGCATTTCTTTTGCCGGAGCTGGGTTGTGGCAATGAAGACTACCTGACTATGCAGCAGCGGCTTTCCAGTGCTACCGGTGGCCTGGGTGCCTCTACATCCGTGCGCGGCAGTGTTCATGATCCCAGGAGCTTTAGCGGCTTCTTTAGTCTGACATCCAAGGCTTTGGAGCGTAATGCCAGCACTATGGCTCGGTTAGTCCGTGATTTTCACTCTGATGTACGCTTTGATGAAACTCAACGCATCAGGGAGCTGGTGGCTCAGAAGCGTGCGGCACGGGAGCAGAGCATTACAGGCAGTGGTCATATTTTGGCCATGACCGCTGCGGCTTCTTCCATAAGTCCTGTGGCGGCCCTTTCCCATCGCTCACGAGGGCTGGCGGGTATTGTGTCGTTAAAACAGCTTGACCGTGAACTGGATCGTGCCGATGCTATGGAAACTTTCCAGCGCTCACTCAATGGAATTCATGAGCAGGTTTGTCGGGCACCCTTGCGTCTGCTGGCTATTGGCAGTGAGCAGTTGCGCCTGACATTACAGCCAACTCTGGAAGCTCTTTGGGCAGAAACTCCCGTTCGCGATCCCTTTTTCCCCATGGGTGGGACGATCGACGCTGCCAACGTCCATCAAATGTGGATTGCCAGTACTCAGGTGCACTTCTGTGCCAAAGCGTATCCCACTGTAGCAGCTTCCCACCCTGATGCGGCAGCCTTAACGGTGCTGGGGCCATTTTTACGTAATGGTTATTTGCACCGGGTTATTCGTGAGCAAGGAGGTGCCTACGGCGGAGGTGCCGGTCAGGATTCTGGACTGGGAGTTTTCCGCTTTTTCAGTTATCGCGATCCCCATTTGCAGGAAACCCTGGATGCCTTTGATCAAAGCCTGGACTGGCTGCAGAAATCGGACCACTCTGCCGAAAAGGTAGAGGAAGCTGTTCTTGGAGTTGTGGCCAGTATTGACAAGCCTGGCTCTCCAGCAGGTGAAGCGCAAAAAGCATATGTTAATGCTTTGCACGGGCGATCACCTGATTTTTTGCGTATGCACAGACAACGAATTATGGATGTAACTCTGTCTGACTTGCAGCGGGTTGCCAATACTTACCTGAAACCTGGTGCTGGGCGCACTGCTGTGTTGACTCACAGTGGCAGTGTGGACCTGGGTGAGTCGCTGGGGTTCGCTGTTCATCGGGTGTAG
- a CDS encoding chemotaxis protein CheW, translating to MNSTLKKQQGERAQRYLLFELQDEAFAFNISGVREIIAYMKPTPIPGAPESIQGILDLRGKIIPIIDLRCKFGMAPQGVQMDTAIIILQHNNQETGFVVDRVSEVVGLSSEVLSDPPRLGHTVSTEYMAAVARFRDQVIVVLKTDQVCDFEADSIAQHIPERSVDKNEVLS from the coding sequence ATGAACTCTACTCTAAAGAAGCAACAAGGGGAGCGCGCCCAGCGATACCTCCTCTTCGAGCTCCAGGATGAAGCCTTTGCCTTTAATATTAGCGGTGTACGAGAGATCATTGCGTACATGAAACCCACTCCTATACCGGGAGCGCCGGAATCTATCCAGGGTATTCTTGATCTGCGGGGAAAGATCATACCCATCATCGACTTGCGTTGCAAATTCGGCATGGCGCCACAAGGGGTCCAAATGGATACGGCCATCATCATCCTGCAACACAACAACCAGGAAACCGGATTTGTAGTTGACCGGGTAAGTGAGGTCGTCGGCTTGTCATCAGAGGTGCTTTCCGATCCACCACGGCTGGGCCACACGGTCTCAACCGAATATATGGCAGCGGTGGCACGCTTTCGCGACCAGGTAATAGTGGTACTCAAAACCGACCAGGTTTGTGACTTTGAGGCCGACAGTATAGCGCAGCATATTCCAGAAAGAAGTGTTGATAAAAATGAGGTGTTATCATGA
- the lpxC gene encoding UDP-3-O-acyl-N-acetylglucosamine deacetylase → MTAMQQTLFSPVSVYGVGLHSGSQVRIHIYPERQNAGIYFVRTDVAPPVVIPASCEYVVATKLATTLGRGEHQVSTVEHLMAAFYAMGIDNARVEIDGPEVPVLDGSSASFTMLMKDAGIVKQDAPRRELIITRPISIVDGDRFIKMLPASGYEIDFTIEFDHKLLSSQQATYAIDQETFEREISRSRTFAFKRDVDYLRSIGLAKGGSLENAVVIDDYKVMNVHGLRYKDEFVRHKILDCVGDLALCGARIRGKVVASKSGHELNNRLCRTMVAQEMGADACRVGLAAISLP, encoded by the coding sequence ATGACTGCAATGCAACAGACTCTCTTTAGTCCGGTAAGCGTATACGGTGTTGGGCTTCACAGCGGATCCCAAGTGCGTATTCATATATATCCCGAGCGGCAGAACGCCGGCATCTATTTTGTCCGTACCGATGTGGCACCACCGGTGGTAATACCTGCCTCCTGCGAATATGTGGTGGCGACGAAGTTGGCTACGACACTTGGTCGTGGTGAGCATCAAGTAAGTACGGTAGAGCACCTTATGGCAGCCTTTTATGCCATGGGTATTGATAATGCCCGAGTAGAAATTGATGGTCCCGAAGTTCCTGTTTTGGACGGTTCATCGGCATCCTTTACTATGTTGATGAAGGATGCGGGTATAGTAAAGCAGGATGCGCCTCGTCGAGAACTGATCATTACCCGTCCCATATCTATTGTTGATGGGGATCGATTTATAAAAATGCTTCCAGCTTCCGGCTATGAGATTGACTTTACCATTGAATTTGACCATAAGCTTCTCTCCAGTCAGCAGGCAACCTATGCTATTGACCAGGAGACCTTTGAGCGAGAGATTTCACGATCCAGAACATTTGCTTTTAAGCGAGATGTGGACTATTTGCGTTCTATTGGGTTGGCTAAAGGCGGAAGTCTTGAGAATGCTGTGGTTATCGATGATTATAAAGTTATGAATGTGCACGGATTGCGCTACAAGGATGAGTTTGTGCGTCACAAGATTCTCGATTGTGTAGGCGACCTTGCCCTGTGTGGGGCTCGTATTCGAGGGAAAGTGGTGGCCTCCAAATCTGGCCATGAGCTTAACAATCGCCTGTGTCGTACCATGGTTGCCCAGGAGATGGGCGCCGATGCATGCCGCGTCGGTTTAGCTGCCATCAGCCTGCCCTGA
- the xthA gene encoding exodeoxyribonuclease III has protein sequence MHTFVTFNINGIRAHWHQLEELLAKYQPWLVGLQETKVVDELFPVDALSALGYHCEFHGQKGHYGVALISRDKPLEVQKNFPAEEPDAQRRMIAATYSWGGTTIHVINGYFPQGESRHHPTKFPAKRRYYQDLCDYLDRKCDPEDPVVVMGDMNVAPGELDVGIGDDNARRWLREGKCCFLPEEREWLHGVMEWGLHDGLRHLHPKDPMLSWFDYRSRGFQREPRRGLRIDHILLTAPVFHSLGQAGVDYDIRAMERPSDHCPVWVALATP, from the coding sequence ATGCATACTTTTGTAACGTTTAATATCAATGGTATACGGGCCCACTGGCACCAGCTGGAAGAGTTGCTCGCCAAGTACCAGCCTTGGTTGGTCGGTCTGCAGGAAACCAAAGTAGTTGATGAGCTTTTTCCGGTGGATGCATTGAGTGCCTTGGGGTATCACTGTGAGTTTCACGGCCAAAAAGGTCACTACGGGGTGGCTTTGATATCTCGGGATAAGCCGCTCGAGGTCCAAAAGAATTTCCCTGCCGAAGAGCCCGATGCCCAGCGAAGAATGATTGCTGCTACTTACTCTTGGGGGGGAACTACTATTCACGTGATCAATGGGTATTTTCCTCAGGGAGAAAGTCGGCACCATCCCACCAAGTTTCCTGCCAAGCGTCGCTACTACCAGGACCTTTGCGATTACCTTGATCGTAAGTGTGATCCGGAAGATCCTGTGGTGGTTATGGGAGACATGAATGTGGCTCCCGGCGAGCTGGATGTGGGCATAGGTGATGATAATGCCCGGCGCTGGCTGCGGGAAGGAAAGTGTTGCTTTCTGCCCGAGGAGCGGGAATGGCTGCATGGGGTTATGGAGTGGGGCTTGCACGATGGTTTGCGCCACCTTCACCCGAAAGACCCCATGCTTAGCTGGTTTGACTATCGCAGTCGCGGCTTTCAGCGTGAGCCACGTCGGGGGTTGCGTATTGATCATATTTTGCTGACGGCCCCTGTATTTCACAGCCTTGGTCAAGCCGGGGTCGACTATGATATACGCGCTATGGAGCGTCCCTCTGACCACTGCCCGGTGTGGGTGGCGCTGGCTACACCGTAG
- a CDS encoding methyl-accepting chemotaxis protein, which produces MDIGKVVTTLKSTNRSIGQVVPFLGTLIGGIVLLPLAGYTYASNTFLGIILFLAGSGILVGGIVVLWLLRVDYPFSVLQNTVRPIIEDGDMKQEWPDSPSHYWGYIWSSLNTMYSKLREILTRINEHSAVSAIAAACLAKSAQDTVAANEENARETAAIAAATEEMSSTVSSVSRSISELQGNTASASELARTADANAGEIVKIMRETSSIIDESSQVLKELSESAEKIEDVIVIINDIADQTNLLALNAAIEAARAGDHGRGFAVVADEVRKLAEKTTDATSGISESLKTIRRDSIAAAESSEKSRKSMDRGTAAVEEITDIVHQISDFNSQISESTLSIASAAEEQTATVQDIASRLEVIADKVEQMKEVSMDFSRQAESLSRSNESLSSFTTAFDTGDFSSAIRDKLRSASEEAENAIEDMLSRGAISHSELFSTDYRPIPGVEPPKYEAPFTEKLEGIFGDIQRRYFDESIMAYFIFENREGLNIVHNDKYNQPLTGNAEVDVVRNRSKRRFFTTQMEQRCASNDQGVLQQTYVRDTGEILTDVSYPVFISGKHWGVIRCGYGHDGGSASCPVLPSQQKALKPVS; this is translated from the coding sequence ATGGATATAGGGAAAGTCGTTACCACTTTGAAGTCCACAAATCGCTCTATTGGTCAGGTCGTTCCCTTTCTGGGTACATTGATTGGTGGTATTGTCCTGCTTCCGCTGGCAGGATACACCTACGCGAGTAATACTTTCCTGGGGATAATTCTTTTCCTGGCTGGCAGTGGCATACTGGTGGGAGGCATTGTGGTTCTGTGGCTGCTGCGGGTGGACTATCCCTTCAGCGTCCTGCAAAACACGGTTCGGCCTATTATTGAAGATGGCGACATGAAACAGGAGTGGCCCGATTCCCCTTCCCACTACTGGGGATACATTTGGAGCTCGTTAAATACCATGTACTCAAAGCTGCGGGAGATTCTTACCCGCATCAACGAGCACAGTGCCGTGAGTGCCATTGCTGCAGCCTGTCTGGCCAAAAGTGCCCAGGATACGGTTGCTGCCAATGAGGAAAATGCACGGGAAACGGCTGCTATTGCCGCAGCTACCGAGGAGATGTCAAGCACGGTCAGCAGTGTCAGTCGCTCTATCAGTGAGCTTCAAGGGAATACAGCCTCGGCCAGTGAATTGGCCCGAACCGCTGATGCCAATGCGGGCGAAATTGTGAAGATTATGCGGGAGACGTCTTCGATTATTGATGAATCCAGCCAGGTGCTCAAAGAATTGAGCGAATCGGCAGAAAAAATCGAGGATGTTATTGTTATCATTAATGATATTGCCGATCAGACCAATCTATTGGCTCTGAATGCAGCTATCGAGGCAGCTCGCGCTGGAGATCACGGACGTGGCTTTGCGGTGGTGGCTGACGAGGTGCGCAAGCTGGCAGAAAAAACTACTGACGCCACCAGTGGTATATCGGAGAGTCTCAAGACCATTCGCCGCGACTCAATAGCTGCTGCAGAAAGCTCGGAAAAATCCCGCAAATCCATGGATCGGGGGACGGCTGCTGTTGAGGAGATTACCGATATCGTTCACCAAATCAGTGACTTCAATAGCCAAATAAGTGAAAGTACCTTATCCATAGCATCCGCTGCCGAAGAGCAGACGGCAACGGTTCAGGATATTGCTTCGCGCCTGGAGGTTATAGCCGACAAGGTGGAGCAGATGAAGGAAGTCAGCATGGACTTCTCTCGCCAGGCCGAGTCGCTCTCTCGCAGCAACGAATCCCTTTCATCTTTCACTACTGCCTTTGATACCGGAGACTTTTCCAGCGCTATTCGCGATAAGCTTCGCAGCGCATCGGAAGAAGCTGAAAATGCCATAGAGGATATGCTCAGCCGGGGTGCTATAAGTCACAGTGAACTTTTCAGCACTGATTATCGCCCCATTCCAGGTGTTGAGCCACCCAAATACGAAGCTCCCTTTACGGAGAAGCTTGAGGGGATTTTTGGCGATATTCAACGGCGGTACTTTGACGAGAGCATCATGGCGTACTTTATTTTTGAGAATCGCGAGGGCCTGAATATTGTACATAACGACAAGTACAACCAGCCTCTTACTGGTAATGCGGAAGTAGATGTTGTTCGCAACCGCTCCAAACGACGCTTTTTCACTACACAGATGGAGCAACGTTGTGCCAGCAACGACCAGGGGGTGCTGCAGCAAACCTATGTGCGGGATACGGGAGAAATCCTTACCGATGTCTCCTATCCTGTCTTTATCAGTGGCAAGCACTGGGGCGTAATCCGTTGTGGTTACGGGCATGACGGAGGCAGTGCCTCCTGTCCGGTCTTACCCTCCCAGCAAAAGGCATTGAAGCCGGTTTCCTGA
- a CDS encoding glutamate-cysteine ligase family protein — translation MGRFSQQRKGARQLMPQSPYPAPFRLALEYMIVDLNHLQLLPLADRLLQVVARQDRAQTVQRGNILWLSGPHRNTIRLQNKSWSQKFAPASDSFQREISYINKVLEPMGGMLLPTSMHPWITHDPEASNWSPCCPEAQLSLLCTDQQELQRLFQAARIVLPLLPALSASSPLSEGKPTGHKCSRLLSPKPHKASNGIPADIAAAPAQKQLPSPLTLAANQQQLTLHIGLLDVQESPLADICIASLICYLLQALQSGQWETLEHICAFPAETLESILAKSIIHGEEALIDQRTYLEFFGHRGASCSAQELLGAIMDELVPPTSNFYEPAGFIIGEGSLATRILRSSGPETSRINIHNTYQDLGQCLAQGTLFHG, via the coding sequence ATGGGTCGCTTCTCCCAGCAAAGAAAAGGAGCCAGACAACTTATGCCCCAATCTCCCTACCCGGCACCGTTTCGTCTGGCACTGGAATACATGATAGTCGATCTCAATCACTTGCAGCTGCTCCCTCTGGCAGATCGCCTCCTGCAAGTGGTAGCCCGCCAGGACAGGGCCCAAACGGTGCAGCGCGGCAATATACTCTGGCTCAGCGGGCCACATCGCAACACTATTCGCCTCCAGAACAAAAGTTGGTCACAGAAATTCGCACCTGCCTCCGACAGCTTTCAGCGAGAAATATCCTACATCAATAAAGTCCTGGAGCCCATGGGAGGGATGCTGCTACCCACATCAATGCACCCCTGGATAACCCATGATCCAGAAGCAAGCAACTGGTCGCCCTGCTGTCCCGAAGCCCAGCTCAGCCTGCTCTGTACCGACCAGCAAGAACTTCAGCGACTATTCCAGGCTGCGCGAATTGTGCTGCCACTGCTCCCTGCCCTCAGTGCCAGCTCACCACTCTCCGAAGGAAAACCAACAGGGCATAAGTGCAGTCGCCTGCTATCGCCAAAACCACATAAAGCCTCAAATGGCATCCCTGCAGATATCGCAGCTGCACCTGCCCAAAAGCAGCTACCTTCCCCTCTCACCCTTGCCGCTAACCAGCAGCAGCTCACATTGCACATCGGCCTGCTGGACGTCCAGGAGAGTCCCCTGGCAGATATTTGCATTGCCAGCCTGATTTGCTACCTCCTGCAAGCACTGCAAAGCGGTCAATGGGAGACACTTGAACACATCTGCGCTTTTCCTGCTGAAACACTGGAGTCTATCCTGGCAAAAAGCATTATCCACGGTGAGGAGGCACTGATTGACCAGCGCACCTATCTGGAGTTTTTTGGCCACCGAGGAGCCTCCTGCAGCGCCCAGGAGCTATTGGGAGCTATTATGGACGAACTGGTACCTCCCACATCAAATTTTTACGAGCCTGCAGGGTTCATTATTGGCGAAGGCAGCCTGGCGACACGCATACTTCGCAGCTCAGGTCCCGAGACTTCGAGAATCAACATCCACAACACCTACCAGGACCTCGGGCAATGCCTGGCCCAGGGAACCCTCTTCCACGGATAA